Proteins encoded in a region of the Lepisosteus oculatus isolate fLepOcu1 chromosome 23, fLepOcu1.hap2, whole genome shotgun sequence genome:
- the LOC107075644 gene encoding sialic acid-binding Ig-like lectin 12: MILAIVLVLVLHGSGLLASYLFFQSTEIHAIEGQSCTIQCVFRFPMENYSNIVGKWYKEDMKSKNATEGNIMISCSHPQRNLIVCNFTLHKPRLTLKDSGKYHCELMMPSPTTPRKGRGNWTTLVVYEPAKIRALNQTKVDVIAGREDFLYCQVSGDYLGGISVVWQRQGSPVTQDVTNSPIERNQDRGVSMTSRLQISPRAEDIEMNYTCAVSYSMQPSPISTAFQLSVKYSPTNQTVLHRSSDQDLPRVLSRNELQAPPGSFLELLCEVESRPASLVQWYHPSGAKLADGSNSANLMLHPVRAGDEGPYRCTANNSYGSRQLEIYVSTRSSGSSKVRWVTYPLFVFIVSSLLLYRKHTEDLHRLSCCVPKPQCTEDMASLPQHKLTGEAP; encoded by the exons ATGATACTGGCCATAGTGCTGGTTCTGGTTCTGCACGGCTCAG GCCTCCTTGCCAGCTATTTGTTTTTCCAGTCCACAGAAATTCATGCCATCGAAGGCCAGTCATGTACAATTCAGTGTGTATTCAGATTCCCCATGGAAAATTACTCAAACATAGTCGGGAAGTGGTACAAAGAGGATATGAAGAGCAAAAATGCCACTGAAGGCAACATAATGATATCCTGTTCCCATCCACAAAGAAACCTGATTGTATGCAACTTCACCCTACACAAGCCTAGACTCACTCTGAAGGATTCTGGGAAGTATCACTGTGAGCTCATGATGCCGTCTCCAACAACTCCAAGGAAAGGCAGAGGAAATTGGACGACACTCGTGGTCTATG AGCCTGCCAAAATCAGAGCTCTCAATCAAACCAAAGTGGATGTGATCGCAGGAAGAGAGGACTTCCTCTACTGCCAAGTCAGCGGTGATTACCTTGGGGGCATTAGCGTCGTCTGGCAGCGCCAAGGCTCGCCGGTGACCCAGGATGTGACAAACAGTCCCATTGAAAGGAACCAGGACAGAGGGGTCTCCATGACCAGCCGACTACAGATCTCCCCACGAGCCGAAGACATAGAGATGAACTACACATGTGCGGTCAGCTACAGCATGCAGCCCAGCCCCATATCCACAGCCTTTCAGCTGAGTGTGAAAT ATTCTCCCACCAACCAGACAGTCCTCCACCGCTCCTCTGACCAGGACCTACCCAGGGTCCTTTCCAGGAATGAGCTCCAAGCCCCTCCTGGTTCCTTCCTGGAACTGCTGTGTGAGGTGGAGAGCCGGCCTGCTTCCCTAGTCCAGTGGTACCATCCCAGCGGCGCCAAGCTGGCAGATGGATCCAACAGTGCCAACCTGATGCTCCACCCAGTACGGGCCGGGGATGAGGGGCCGTACCGCTGCACAGCAAACAACTCCTACGGTTCGCGCCAGCTGGAAATTTACGTTTCCACTCGCTCGTCTGGCAGCTCGAAAG TCAGATGGGTCACATACCCCCTGTTCGTGTTTATTGTGTCCAGTCTGCTGCTCTACAGAAAACACACTGAAG ACCTTCACCGTCTTAGTTGCTGTGT